A genomic stretch from Aminobacter aminovorans includes:
- a CDS encoding CAP domain-containing protein — MARLTGTFMRATAFGSLLFLAACQTGSNIAGDGAGASATGIAYLQTIRSEHGLPPLSPDSTLERAALKQAAYMARSGKMEHTTGWGKDFAARMKDGGVEGAAAENIAHGGMEPAKLFSMWMNSAGHRRNMLDPRFGKFGLAYVRESKGSDRRYWALVLGR, encoded by the coding sequence ATGGCGCGACTGACAGGCACATTTATGCGGGCGACCGCCTTCGGGTCGCTGCTGTTTTTGGCCGCCTGCCAGACCGGCTCCAACATCGCCGGTGACGGCGCCGGCGCTTCAGCCACCGGTATCGCCTATCTGCAGACCATACGCTCGGAGCATGGCTTGCCGCCGCTCAGCCCTGATTCCACGCTTGAGCGCGCCGCACTAAAGCAGGCCGCCTACATGGCGCGCAGCGGCAAGATGGAGCACACCACCGGCTGGGGCAAGGATTTTGCCGCGCGCATGAAGGATGGCGGCGTCGAGGGCGCTGCGGCCGAAAACATTGCCCATGGCGGCATGGAGCCAGCCAAGCTGTTTTCGATGTGGATGAACTCCGCCGGCCACCGCCGCAACATGCTCGACCCGCGCTTCGGCAAGTTCGGCCTCGCCTATGTGCGCGAGAGCAAGGGCAGCGACAGGCGCTATTGGGCGCTTGTGCTGGGGCGGTAG
- a CDS encoding DMT family transporter, protein MTFRQALALPKNNMVLAGILLMLLGDFMFALNDAMGKWLVTSFSVGQVLFIRSIGAFIILGPMIVRQGLGPLTNVERPGLQVLRVVLATADTAFFYAAVAYLPLADVMTFYMAGPIYIAALSHFFLGEKVGWRRWLAIVLGFCGVVIALRPSTASLSWPSLFAVVGSMSFAISLILSRKLRATNDTTLVTWQTVGALIMGGILAASDWQPASAVDWSAMLLLGVVACAAHLLITRALKLAPASVLAPLQYTLLIWAVVMGIAFFGDYPDAQILIGSAIIVIAGLFIFHRQKLVDKAEPETVPTSVH, encoded by the coding sequence ATGACTTTTCGACAAGCCCTCGCCCTCCCGAAGAACAACATGGTTCTTGCGGGCATCCTGCTCATGTTGCTGGGCGACTTCATGTTCGCGCTCAACGACGCCATGGGCAAATGGCTGGTCACCAGCTTCTCGGTTGGCCAGGTGTTGTTCATCCGCTCGATCGGCGCCTTCATCATCCTCGGCCCGATGATTGTCAGGCAGGGGCTTGGCCCACTGACCAATGTCGAGCGCCCCGGCCTGCAGGTGCTGCGCGTCGTGCTCGCCACCGCCGACACCGCCTTCTTCTATGCTGCAGTCGCTTATCTGCCGCTGGCCGATGTCATGACCTTCTACATGGCCGGCCCGATATACATCGCCGCCCTGTCGCATTTCTTCCTTGGCGAAAAGGTCGGCTGGCGCCGCTGGCTTGCCATCGTGCTCGGATTCTGCGGCGTGGTCATCGCGCTGCGCCCATCGACGGCTTCGCTGTCCTGGCCGTCGCTCTTCGCGGTCGTCGGCAGCATGTCCTTTGCCATCAGCCTGATCCTCAGCCGCAAGCTGCGCGCCACCAACGACACGACCCTCGTCACCTGGCAGACGGTCGGCGCCTTGATCATGGGTGGCATCCTCGCCGCCTCCGACTGGCAGCCGGCAAGCGCCGTCGACTGGTCGGCAATGCTCCTGCTCGGCGTCGTCGCCTGCGCCGCACATCTTCTGATCACCCGGGCGCTCAAGCTCGCCCCTGCTTCGGTGCTCGCGCCCCTGCAATACACGCTGCTGATCTGGGCCGTGGTCATGGGCATCGCCTTTTTCGGCGACTATCCGGATGCGCAGATCCTGATCGGCTCGGCAATCATCGTCATCGCCGGCCTGTTCATCTTCCACCGCCAGAAGTTGGTGGACAAGGCCGAGCCCGAGACGGTGCCGACCAGCGTGCACTGA
- a CDS encoding amidohydrolase family protein, producing MSFDLIVKGGTLPDGTVADIGIKGDRIAAIEPKIDASAGEVVDASGNLVSQPFVDPHFHMDATLSYGLPRINASGTLLEGISLWGELKPLLTHEAVKERALAYCDWAVSMGLLAIRTHVDTCDDRLLAVEALLEVKKQIAPYIDLQLVAFPQDGLYRSPTARDNTLRALDMGVDVVGGIPHFERTMADGTRSVTELCEIAATRGLMVDLHCDETDDPLSRHIEQLAYETQRLGLQGRVAGSHLTSMHSMDNYYVSKLLPLIAEAGVSAIPNPLINIMLQGRHDTYPKRRGMTRVPEMLKAGIRVGWGQDCVLDPWYSLGTADMLDVAFMGLHVAQMSSPQDMRRCFDMVTKVNAEIMGLDHLGLAVGKTASLVVLDAGNPIEAVRLRAERLCVIAKGKVVAERPKRDTVLSIKGRPASINRRHVVPPQAS from the coding sequence ATGAGCTTCGACCTGATCGTCAAGGGTGGCACGCTGCCTGATGGAACCGTGGCCGACATCGGCATCAAGGGCGACAGGATCGCGGCGATCGAACCGAAGATCGACGCTTCGGCCGGCGAGGTCGTCGACGCTTCCGGTAACCTCGTGTCGCAGCCCTTCGTCGACCCGCATTTCCATATGGACGCGACGCTGTCCTATGGCCTGCCGCGTATCAACGCTTCAGGCACGCTGCTCGAGGGTATCTCCTTGTGGGGCGAGCTCAAGCCGCTGCTGACGCATGAGGCGGTAAAGGAGCGTGCGCTCGCTTATTGCGACTGGGCCGTGTCGATGGGCCTGCTCGCCATTCGCACACATGTCGACACCTGCGACGACCGCCTGCTCGCCGTCGAAGCCTTGCTCGAGGTCAAGAAGCAGATCGCACCCTATATTGACCTGCAACTCGTCGCCTTCCCGCAGGACGGGCTCTATCGCTCGCCGACCGCCCGCGACAATACCCTGCGCGCCCTGGACATGGGAGTCGATGTCGTCGGCGGCATTCCACATTTCGAGCGCACCATGGCCGACGGCACCCGTTCGGTGACCGAACTGTGCGAGATCGCGGCGACACGCGGCCTGATGGTCGACCTGCATTGCGACGAGACCGACGATCCGCTGTCGCGCCACATCGAACAACTCGCATACGAGACCCAGCGGCTGGGTCTGCAGGGCAGGGTGGCCGGATCGCACCTGACGTCGATGCATTCGATGGACAATTATTACGTCTCGAAGTTGCTGCCGCTGATTGCGGAAGCTGGCGTATCGGCGATCCCCAACCCGCTCATCAACATCATGCTGCAGGGCCGCCATGATACCTATCCCAAGCGCCGCGGCATGACCCGCGTGCCGGAGATGCTGAAGGCCGGCATCCGTGTCGGCTGGGGCCAGGACTGCGTACTCGACCCCTGGTATTCACTCGGCACCGCCGACATGCTCGACGTCGCCTTCATGGGCCTGCACGTCGCCCAGATGTCCTCGCCCCAGGACATGCGCCGCTGCTTCGACATGGTGACGAAAGTCAATGCCGAGATCATGGGCCTCGACCATCTCGGGCTCGCAGTTGGCAAGACTGCCAGCCTGGTCGTGCTCGATGCCGGCAACCCTATCGAGGCGGTGCGCCTGCGGGCCGAGCGGCTATGCGTGATTGCCAAGGGCAAGGTCGTGGCCGAGCGGCCGAAGCGTGACACGGTACTGTCGATCAAGGGCCGCCCGGCTAGCATCAACCGCCGCCATGTGGTGCCGCCACAGGCGAGTTGA
- a CDS encoding ABC transporter permease, with protein sequence MDAFEILFTASFWVAAIRIASPLIFATMGELICERAGVLNLGIEGIMTAGAFAGWFTVYAGGDLWTGVLVAALAGAMFGLLHATLTVPLGLSQHVVGIGVTLLATSLTYFTYRLALPEVTSPPKIEPFQPLPITGLSKIPVVGEALFSQTPLTYLAFLTVAIVAWVLYRTPVGLAVRAAGENPSAVEAQGISVTAIRMGAVMVGSALMAVGGAFLTMSAFNSFFFEMINGRGWICIALVVFGSWRPGKALVGAILFAAFDAYQVRLQQMSGGIVPYQVFLMMPYALSILALILVARRATYPKALMIPYQKGER encoded by the coding sequence ATGGACGCTTTTGAAATCCTCTTCACCGCTTCCTTCTGGGTCGCCGCCATCCGCATCGCCTCGCCGCTGATCTTCGCCACCATGGGCGAACTGATCTGCGAGCGCGCCGGCGTGCTCAATCTCGGCATCGAGGGCATCATGACGGCCGGCGCCTTTGCCGGCTGGTTCACCGTCTATGCCGGCGGCGATCTGTGGACAGGCGTGCTGGTCGCGGCTCTTGCGGGGGCCATGTTCGGCCTGTTGCACGCAACGCTGACAGTGCCGCTTGGCCTGTCGCAACATGTCGTCGGCATCGGGGTCACGCTGCTTGCCACAAGCCTCACCTATTTCACCTACCGCTTGGCGCTGCCGGAAGTGACCTCGCCGCCCAAAATCGAGCCGTTCCAGCCGTTGCCGATCACCGGCCTGTCGAAGATTCCTGTCGTCGGCGAGGCGCTGTTTTCGCAGACGCCGCTGACCTATCTCGCCTTCCTTACTGTCGCCATCGTTGCCTGGGTGCTCTACCGCACACCGGTCGGTCTTGCCGTCCGGGCCGCCGGCGAAAACCCTTCGGCTGTCGAGGCGCAAGGCATCTCCGTCACCGCCATCCGCATGGGCGCGGTGATGGTCGGCAGTGCGCTGATGGCTGTCGGTGGCGCTTTCCTCACCATGTCGGCGTTCAATTCGTTCTTCTTCGAGATGATCAACGGCCGAGGCTGGATCTGCATCGCCCTGGTCGTGTTCGGCTCGTGGCGGCCGGGCAAGGCGCTCGTCGGCGCCATCCTGTTTGCCGCCTTCGACGCCTATCAGGTGCGCCTGCAGCAGATGTCGGGCGGCATCGTGCCCTACCAGGTGTTCCTGATGATGCCTTATGCGCTGTCGATCCTGGCCCTGATCCTGGTGGCGCGCCGCGCCACCTATCCGAAAGCACTGATGATACCGTACCAGAAAGGCGAAAGATGA
- a CDS encoding ABC transporter permease produces MRLEPKPAPSLAVTLLFPLAAIVATLLITSLLVLAAGASPLSVFYLVAKGAAGSQFALLETLTRATPLIFTGLAVAVAFRAKLWNIGAEAQLYVGGIVTVVLGTGALPLPAPVLIPVIMVAAMAAGAALLLGPAVLKTRFGVDEVVTTLLLNFIVLLFVSMLLEGVLKDPMGLGWPQSQKVIAEAQLPRIIQGKRLHYGFVIAVVSAIVVWVIMKKTVLGYEMLAVGHNPEGARFVGIPVNRVLMKTALLSGGLAALAGFSEVSGLKGNLTLDLSPGYGYSGIVVAMLAMLNPLGVIASAIFVAGIFVGADAMSRVAKVPSYIADVMVATSLLTMVVAILLTRFRVRWR; encoded by the coding sequence ATGCGGCTTGAGCCCAAACCAGCGCCGTCACTGGCGGTCACCTTGCTGTTCCCGCTGGCGGCGATCGTTGCCACGCTGCTGATCACCTCGCTGCTGGTGCTCGCCGCCGGCGCCTCGCCGCTGTCGGTGTTCTACCTCGTCGCCAAGGGCGCGGCCGGCTCGCAGTTCGCCTTGCTCGAAACGCTGACGCGTGCGACGCCGCTGATCTTCACCGGCCTTGCTGTTGCCGTCGCCTTTCGCGCCAAGCTTTGGAACATCGGCGCCGAAGCTCAGCTCTATGTCGGTGGCATTGTCACCGTCGTGCTCGGCACCGGCGCGCTGCCGCTGCCCGCGCCCGTCCTGATCCCCGTCATCATGGTCGCAGCCATGGCCGCAGGCGCGGCTCTCCTGCTTGGCCCGGCCGTGCTGAAGACCCGCTTCGGCGTCGATGAGGTGGTGACCACGCTGCTGCTCAATTTTATCGTTTTGCTGTTCGTATCGATGTTGCTGGAAGGCGTGCTCAAGGACCCGATGGGGCTGGGCTGGCCGCAGTCGCAGAAGGTCATCGCCGAGGCGCAGCTGCCGCGCATCATCCAGGGCAAGCGCTTGCACTACGGCTTTGTCATCGCCGTCGTCTCGGCCATCGTCGTCTGGGTCATCATGAAGAAGACCGTTCTGGGCTATGAGATGCTCGCCGTCGGCCACAACCCCGAAGGCGCGCGCTTCGTCGGCATCCCGGTCAACCGGGTGCTGATGAAGACAGCGCTTCTGTCGGGCGGGCTCGCGGCACTCGCCGGCTTCTCCGAAGTGTCGGGCCTCAAGGGCAACCTGACGCTGGACCTGTCGCCGGGCTATGGCTACTCGGGCATCGTCGTCGCCATGCTGGCGATGCTCAACCCGCTCGGGGTGATTGCCTCGGCGATCTTCGTCGCCGGCATCTTCGTCGGCGCCGACGCCATGAGCCGGGTTGCCAAGGTGCCGAGCTACATCGCCGACGTGATGGTCGCGACGTCCCTCTTGACGATGGTGGTGGCGATCCTGCTGACGCGGTTCAGGGTGAGGTGGAGGTGA
- a CDS encoding ABC transporter ATP-binding protein translates to MSATPAPIVNVTKIVLSLSGITKRFGPLTANDAISFELKRGEVIALLGENGAGKTTLMNILFGHYVADEGTVEAFGKPLPPGDPRAALDAGIGMVHQHFTLADNMTVLENIALGTQSLWQVRLDRTAARRRIEQLSADFGLTVDPAATVSTLSVGERQRVEILKALYRDAHVLILDEPTAVLTPAETDALFRTLRLLVAKGLSIIFISHKLHEVMAVSDRVLVLRAGRLAGERETKATDRKELAALMVGQEVKPAEVSPANVGAPLLVLDRVSTARHNGAGLDEVALTLSAGEITGLAGVSGNGQAALAALISGTQRPTGGRISIGGQAVGDWSPRAALGHGIARIPEDRHAVGTIGDMSVTENVIAERYGSSRFSRMGFLDWKAARRFAEEVIADYDVKCPSPEARIRLLSGGNMQKLILGRALDPEPAVILASQPTRGLDVGAVAYVHRMLLAARERGAAVLLISEDLEEILALSDRIVVMSKGRLSAPSSRGERTIRELGELMAGHGGEQAA, encoded by the coding sequence TTGTCCGCAACGCCGGCCCCGATCGTCAACGTGACCAAGATCGTCCTCAGTCTTTCCGGCATCACCAAGCGTTTCGGCCCGCTGACGGCCAACGACGCCATTTCCTTCGAGCTGAAGCGCGGCGAGGTGATCGCGCTGCTTGGCGAGAACGGCGCCGGAAAGACGACGCTGATGAACATCCTGTTCGGCCACTATGTCGCCGACGAAGGCACGGTCGAGGCGTTCGGCAAGCCGCTGCCGCCGGGTGATCCGCGCGCAGCTCTCGATGCCGGCATCGGCATGGTGCACCAGCATTTCACCCTCGCCGACAACATGACGGTGCTGGAGAACATCGCGCTCGGCACGCAGAGCCTGTGGCAGGTGCGTCTCGACAGGACTGCGGCGCGCCGGCGCATCGAGCAATTGTCGGCCGATTTCGGCCTGACGGTCGATCCCGCCGCCACTGTCTCCACGCTTTCCGTCGGCGAGCGCCAGCGCGTGGAAATCCTCAAGGCGCTCTACCGTGACGCCCATGTGCTGATCCTCGACGAGCCGACGGCGGTGCTGACGCCAGCCGAGACCGACGCATTGTTCCGGACGCTTAGGCTGCTCGTCGCCAAGGGCCTGTCGATCATCTTCATCTCGCACAAGCTCCATGAGGTCATGGCCGTCAGCGACCGCGTGCTGGTGCTGCGCGCCGGCCGGCTTGCTGGCGAGCGCGAAACCAAGGCCACCGATCGCAAGGAACTGGCCGCACTCATGGTCGGCCAGGAAGTCAAGCCGGCGGAGGTCAGCCCGGCCAATGTAGGTGCACCGCTACTGGTGCTCGACCGGGTCTCGACCGCGCGCCACAATGGTGCCGGCCTCGATGAGGTGGCGTTGACCCTCAGTGCCGGCGAGATCACCGGGCTTGCCGGCGTTTCCGGCAACGGCCAGGCAGCGCTCGCCGCGCTCATATCAGGCACCCAGCGCCCGACGGGCGGCCGCATCTCGATCGGCGGTCAAGCTGTTGGCGATTGGTCGCCGCGCGCAGCGCTTGGCCATGGCATCGCCCGCATCCCCGAGGATCGCCACGCTGTCGGCACGATCGGCGACATGAGCGTCACCGAAAACGTCATCGCCGAGCGCTACGGCAGTTCGCGCTTCAGCCGGATGGGCTTTCTCGACTGGAAGGCGGCGCGCCGTTTCGCCGAGGAAGTCATCGCCGACTATGACGTCAAATGTCCGTCGCCCGAGGCACGCATCCGCCTGCTTTCGGGCGGCAACATGCAGAAGTTGATCCTCGGCCGGGCGCTTGATCCGGAGCCCGCGGTCATCCTCGCCAGCCAGCCGACACGTGGCCTCGACGTCGGCGCGGTGGCTTATGTCCACCGCATGCTGCTCGCCGCACGCGAGCGCGGGGCGGCGGTGCTGCTGATTTCGGAGGATCTGGAGGAAATCCTGGCGCTATCCGACCGCATCGTCGTGATGTCCAAGGGACGGCTGTCCGCGCCGTCGTCGCGCGGTGAGCGTACCATCCGCGAACTGGGAGAATTGATGGCAGGCCATGGCGGGGAGCAGGCGGCGTGA
- a CDS encoding BMP family protein, which produces MHSNSSNSGISRRTLIKVAGASAAVATVGVPGRLFAADPVKVAAVYTVPVEQQWVSRIHKAANAAKDRGEIEYVYSENTANNDYERVMREYCEAGHKLILGEVFGVEDAARAVAKDYPDVAFLMGSSFKPDAAVPNFSVFDNYIQDASYLSGIVAGAMTKSKNIGMVGGYPIPEVNRLMNAFMAGVKEVAPDTKFQVAFIGSWFDPPKAKETAFAQIDGGADLLYAERFGVSDAAKEKKVLAIGNVIDTQADYPETVVASALWHFEPTLDKAIAEVKAGTFKADDYGVYSFMKNGGSSLAPLGTFEGKVPDEIKAKVAEKEKAIKDGSFTVEINDAEPKSS; this is translated from the coding sequence ATGCACAGCAATTCCAGCAATTCGGGCATTTCCAGACGCACCCTGATCAAGGTCGCCGGCGCGTCGGCCGCGGTCGCCACGGTGGGCGTGCCCGGCCGTCTTTTCGCCGCCGACCCGGTCAAGGTCGCGGCCGTCTACACCGTTCCGGTCGAGCAGCAGTGGGTCAGCCGCATCCACAAGGCTGCCAACGCCGCCAAGGACCGTGGCGAAATCGAATATGTCTATTCGGAAAACACTGCCAACAATGACTACGAGCGCGTCATGCGCGAATATTGCGAGGCCGGCCACAAGCTTATCCTCGGCGAGGTCTTCGGCGTCGAGGACGCTGCCCGTGCGGTGGCCAAGGACTATCCTGACGTCGCTTTCCTGATGGGCTCGAGCTTCAAGCCCGATGCCGCCGTGCCGAACTTCTCGGTCTTCGACAACTACATCCAGGACGCCTCTTATCTCTCCGGTATCGTTGCCGGCGCCATGACCAAGTCGAAGAACATCGGCATGGTCGGCGGCTATCCGATTCCCGAGGTCAATCGCCTGATGAACGCCTTTATGGCGGGCGTGAAGGAAGTGGCCCCCGACACCAAGTTCCAGGTCGCCTTCATCGGCTCGTGGTTCGATCCGCCCAAGGCCAAGGAGACCGCCTTCGCCCAGATCGACGGCGGCGCCGACCTGCTCTACGCCGAACGCTTCGGCGTGTCTGACGCGGCCAAGGAAAAGAAGGTGCTTGCCATCGGCAATGTCATCGACACCCAGGCCGACTATCCAGAAACCGTGGTCGCGTCGGCGCTGTGGCACTTCGAACCGACGCTCGACAAGGCAATCGCCGAAGTGAAGGCCGGCACCTTCAAGGCCGACGACTATGGCGTCTATTCCTTCATGAAGAACGGTGGGTCGTCGCTGGCGCCGCTCGGCACCTTCGAAGGCAAGGTGCCCGACGAGATCAAGGCCAAGGTCGCGGAGAAGGAAAAAGCGATCAAGGACGGTTCGTTCACCGTCGAGATCAACGACGCCGAGCCGAAGTCGAGCTAG
- a CDS encoding ABC transporter ATP-binding protein translates to MPRFFRPTQNHLLIWRLVRESFRQHAVGYGIAIVAMLVVAAMTAASAWIMQDITNEFVIGKDINRVYMIAAMVAGIFILKGVATFVQAFFLSRVGNSIIADRQRKIYDRILAQGISFYHSIPSSDLITRVTHNAQAARAVLDVIVTSFVRDLFSLIGLVAVMIYQQPVLSLVAFIVGPIAIFGVNMILRRVRKIMEAEFMSLAQIVQVMQETTIGVRIVKSFNLEAAMRVRMHRAVSDVERRANSIAALEAGTSPIMETLAGLAIAGVVLVSGYLVVQGGQTPGSIMSFITALLLAYEPAKRLARFRVSLEAGLVGVRMMFELTDRPLTLAEKPGAEALVPGSGKIELKDVSFSYSDGEPVLRDLDLTFPPGKMTALVGPSGSGKSTIMNLIMRMYDPNSGQVLFDGQDIAHATLHSVRDRIAYVSQDTFLFSGTIMHNIRLGRDGASDEEVIAAAKAANAHDFIMALKGGYDTQVGENGALLSGGQKQRLSIARAILRDANVLLLDEATSALDAESEALFREALEKLSSGRTTIAIAHRLSTVHQADNIVVMQDGKAVEQGRHVDLIEAEGLYRRLYEFQLMD, encoded by the coding sequence TTGCCTCGATTTTTTCGCCCGACGCAGAATCATCTTCTGATCTGGAGGCTGGTCAGGGAGTCGTTCCGCCAGCACGCGGTCGGCTATGGCATCGCCATCGTCGCGATGCTGGTGGTGGCCGCGATGACGGCGGCCAGCGCCTGGATCATGCAGGACATCACCAATGAATTCGTCATCGGCAAGGACATCAACCGCGTCTACATGATCGCGGCGATGGTCGCGGGGATCTTCATCCTCAAGGGTGTCGCGACGTTCGTGCAGGCGTTCTTCCTCAGCCGGGTCGGCAATTCGATCATCGCCGACCGCCAGCGCAAGATCTACGATCGCATCCTGGCCCAGGGCATATCCTTCTACCACTCGATACCTTCGAGCGACCTGATTACCCGCGTGACGCACAACGCGCAGGCAGCGCGCGCGGTACTCGACGTCATCGTCACATCATTCGTGCGCGACCTGTTTTCGCTCATCGGCCTCGTAGCGGTGATGATCTACCAGCAACCGGTGCTGTCGCTGGTTGCCTTCATCGTCGGGCCGATCGCCATCTTCGGTGTCAACATGATCCTGCGCCGCGTGCGCAAGATCATGGAGGCCGAGTTCATGTCCCTGGCCCAGATCGTGCAGGTGATGCAGGAAACGACCATCGGCGTCAGGATCGTCAAGTCGTTCAACCTCGAAGCGGCGATGCGCGTCCGCATGCACCGCGCCGTCTCCGACGTCGAAAGGCGCGCCAACTCCATCGCGGCTCTCGAAGCCGGCACCAGCCCGATCATGGAGACGCTGGCCGGCCTCGCCATTGCCGGCGTGGTCTTGGTCAGCGGTTATCTCGTCGTCCAGGGCGGCCAGACCCCGGGCAGCATCATGTCGTTCATCACGGCACTTCTGCTGGCCTACGAGCCGGCCAAGCGGCTTGCCCGCTTCCGTGTCTCGCTGGAAGCGGGCCTGGTTGGCGTGCGCATGATGTTCGAGCTCACCGACCGACCGCTGACGCTCGCCGAAAAGCCCGGCGCGGAAGCTCTTGTGCCAGGTTCGGGCAAGATCGAGCTCAAGGATGTCAGCTTTTCCTATTCTGATGGCGAGCCGGTGCTGCGTGACCTCGATCTCACCTTCCCGCCCGGCAAGATGACGGCGCTGGTCGGCCCGTCGGGCAGCGGCAAGTCGACGATCATGAACCTGATCATGCGCATGTACGATCCCAACAGCGGCCAGGTGCTGTTCGACGGGCAGGACATCGCTCACGCGACACTGCATTCGGTGCGCGATCGCATCGCCTATGTCAGCCAGGACACGTTCCTGTTCTCCGGAACGATCATGCACAACATTCGCCTTGGCCGCGACGGCGCCAGCGATGAAGAGGTGATCGCAGCCGCCAAGGCAGCCAATGCGCATGACTTCATCATGGCGCTAAAGGGTGGCTATGACACGCAGGTCGGCGAAAACGGCGCCCTGCTCTCCGGTGGCCAAAAGCAGCGCCTGTCGATCGCCCGCGCTATCCTTCGCGATGCCAATGTTCTGCTGCTCGACGAAGCCACCAGCGCTCTCGACGCCGAGTCCGAAGCGCTGTTCCGCGAGGCGCTGGAGAAACTCTCGTCCGGGCGCACGACGATTGCCATCGCGCACCGCCTGTCGACTGTTCACCAGGCCGACAACATCGTTGTGATGCAGGACGGCAAGGCCGTCGAGCAGGGTCGCCATGTCGACCTGATCGAGGCAGAAGGTCTCTACCGCAGGCTCTACGAATTCCAGCTGATGGACTGA
- a CDS encoding aldehyde dehydrogenase family protein produces the protein MTIAKPRHLLDGSHRRMFIGGAWVEAASGQTMETRNPATGAVIATVPRAGKKDVERAVAAARNAFDGPWSRFKPHERQKLLLRIADQFERHWEEICVSDTTDMGLPIARARANANRVLGMLRYYAGMATALHGQTIDNSLPGDIVSYTRKEPVGVVGAIIPWNAPTAASVWKIGPALATGCAVVLKPSEEAPLTPLLIAELMAEAGVPDGVVNIVTGTGAEAGAPLAEHMGVDKIVFTGSTVTGQSIVRASAGNLKRVSLELGGKSPVIVCADADLERAAPVAAMSVFANSGQICIAGSRLFVARSIHDEFVARLAVYAAGLRIGNGIDPETEIGPLISPRQLQRVEGYLRAGAEEGARLVTGGARLSQGALAAGNFVAPTVFAGVSDTMRIAREEIFGPVISALPFDTLDEVVRRANDTPYGLAAGVFTRDLATAHQLSRRLQAGSVWVNTYHAIDPAVPFGGYKMSGYGREGGVEHLDEYLNTKGVFIRID, from the coding sequence ATGACGATTGCCAAGCCCCGCCATTTGCTCGATGGCAGCCACCGCCGCATGTTCATCGGTGGCGCATGGGTGGAAGCGGCGTCCGGGCAGACGATGGAAACGCGCAATCCTGCCACCGGCGCCGTGATCGCCACCGTGCCGCGTGCCGGCAAGAAGGACGTCGAGCGCGCCGTTGCCGCTGCCCGCAATGCGTTCGATGGGCCATGGAGCCGTTTCAAGCCGCATGAGCGGCAGAAGCTGCTGCTGAGGATTGCCGATCAGTTCGAGCGTCACTGGGAAGAGATTTGCGTCTCCGACACCACCGACATGGGTCTGCCAATCGCCCGAGCGCGGGCCAATGCCAACCGTGTCCTCGGCATGCTGCGCTACTACGCCGGCATGGCGACAGCGCTGCACGGCCAGACCATCGACAATTCGTTGCCCGGCGACATCGTCTCCTATACCCGCAAGGAGCCGGTAGGCGTCGTCGGCGCCATCATCCCGTGGAATGCCCCGACGGCCGCCTCGGTCTGGAAGATCGGCCCGGCTCTGGCCACGGGTTGCGCCGTTGTGCTGAAGCCGTCGGAGGAGGCACCTCTGACGCCATTGCTTATCGCTGAATTGATGGCCGAGGCCGGCGTGCCCGACGGGGTCGTCAATATCGTCACCGGTACCGGCGCGGAGGCAGGCGCGCCGCTCGCCGAGCATATGGGCGTCGACAAGATCGTCTTCACCGGCTCGACAGTGACCGGCCAGAGCATCGTCCGCGCCTCGGCCGGCAACCTCAAGCGCGTCTCGTTGGAGCTTGGCGGCAAGTCGCCGGTCATCGTCTGCGCCGACGCCGATCTCGAGCGCGCGGCGCCGGTCGCCGCCATGTCGGTCTTCGCCAATTCCGGCCAGATCTGTATCGCCGGTTCCCGGCTGTTCGTTGCGCGATCGATCCACGACGAGTTCGTTGCGCGTCTCGCCGTCTATGCGGCTGGCTTGCGCATCGGCAACGGCATCGACCCGGAGACCGAGATAGGCCCCCTGATTTCGCCGCGGCAGCTGCAGCGTGTCGAGGGTTATCTGCGGGCAGGTGCAGAGGAGGGTGCTCGGCTGGTCACGGGCGGCGCCAGGCTGTCGCAGGGCGCGCTTGCGGCCGGAAACTTCGTCGCCCCCACCGTCTTTGCCGGCGTCTCCGACACCATGCGCATTGCACGCGAGGAAATTTTCGGCCCGGTGATTTCGGCGCTGCCCTTCGATACGCTCGACGAGGTGGTGCGACGCGCCAACGACACGCCTTACGGCCTGGCTGCCGGCGTCTTCACCCGCGATCTTGCTACCGCACACCAGCTGTCGCGGCGGCTGCAAGCCGGCTCGGTGTGGGTCAACACCTATCATGCCATCGATCCGGCGGTGCCGTTCGGCGGCTACAAGATGAGCGGCTACGGTCGTGAGGGCGGTGTCGAACACCTCGACGAATATCTCAACACCAAGGGCGTATTCATCCGCATCGACTGA